One region of Baekduia soli genomic DNA includes:
- a CDS encoding class I SAM-dependent methyltransferase → MPPIHDALARVTDPHQFDLHPTGPGAILDIGCGSAKHPGAVGLDISADTDADVVHDLDVFPYPIEDAAFDQILLQDVIEHVAEPYRVFEELHRIARPGARIQLRTPHFSSVLAYGDPTHRHYFSTIAIRSLAEPRFAHYTDIRFRVVHVTLDLWLPFRLTGIAALANRFQGPYESYFAFRFPTMNIRAEFEVVK, encoded by the coding sequence ATGCCCCCGATCCACGACGCCCTGGCCCGGGTGACCGATCCCCATCAGTTCGACCTGCACCCCACGGGGCCGGGCGCGATCCTCGACATCGGGTGCGGCAGCGCCAAGCACCCGGGGGCGGTCGGACTGGACATCTCGGCCGACACCGATGCTGACGTCGTCCACGACCTCGACGTCTTCCCCTATCCCATCGAGGACGCCGCGTTCGACCAGATCCTCCTGCAGGACGTCATCGAGCACGTGGCCGAGCCCTACCGCGTCTTCGAGGAGCTGCACCGCATCGCGCGGCCGGGCGCCCGCATCCAGCTGCGCACGCCGCACTTCTCCTCCGTGCTGGCCTACGGCGACCCGACCCACCGCCACTACTTCTCGACGATCGCCATCCGATCCCTGGCCGAGCCCCGCTTCGCGCACTACACCGACATCCGCTTCCGCGTCGTGCACGTCACCCTCGACCTCTGGCTCCCGTTCCGGCTGACCGGCATCGCCGCGCTGGCCAACCGCTTCCAGGGCCCGTACGAGTCCTACTTCGCCTTCCGCTTCCCCACGATGAACATCCGGGCGGAGTTCGAGGTCGTCAAATAG
- a CDS encoding glycosyltransferase family 4 protein — MRIGVNGLHLTEGGGGAVRYASELLRAICEADHGLDITMFISRDAPAELRDAVWASAVRWVQLPVAAHGAPNALLQAGGMLPLALAHRVGVMHSLAGVGPPRVPGAMASVVTLLDLIWLLLPDQVSMSAAERASWIRWTRFATQRATRVIAISHAGAADIARSYGIAPERIDVTPLGVRAVALAAPTPEPELRDRLALGAGPVLLSVGQQQPYKAQDQLIRALAQLGRRDVVLALPGPPTDYGGELARLAAGLGVGDRVRLLGFVSDADVEGLFAVATAVLQPSRMEGFGLPALEAMQRGRPLACSGRSALGEVVGDAALLVDPDDVGSIAAAMGRLLDDEALRDDLGRRGPARASEFTWEATAQATVESYRRALHAARS, encoded by the coding sequence ATGCGCATCGGCGTCAACGGCCTGCACCTGACGGAGGGCGGCGGCGGCGCCGTGCGCTACGCCTCCGAGCTGCTGCGCGCGATCTGCGAGGCCGACCACGGCCTGGACATCACGATGTTCATCAGCCGCGACGCCCCCGCCGAGCTGCGCGACGCCGTGTGGGCCAGCGCGGTGCGCTGGGTGCAGCTGCCCGTCGCGGCCCACGGCGCGCCCAACGCGCTGCTGCAGGCGGGCGGGATGCTGCCCTTGGCGCTCGCGCACCGCGTGGGGGTCATGCACTCGCTGGCGGGCGTGGGGCCGCCGCGCGTGCCGGGCGCCATGGCCAGCGTCGTGACGCTGCTGGACCTCATCTGGCTGCTGCTGCCCGACCAGGTCAGCATGAGCGCCGCGGAGCGCGCGTCCTGGATTCGCTGGACGCGCTTCGCGACGCAGCGCGCGACGCGCGTCATCGCGATCTCGCACGCGGGCGCCGCCGACATCGCCCGCAGCTACGGCATCGCGCCCGAGCGCATCGACGTGACGCCGCTGGGTGTGCGGGCCGTCGCCCTGGCCGCCCCGACGCCCGAGCCCGAGCTGCGCGACCGCCTGGCCCTCGGCGCCGGCCCCGTGCTGCTCAGCGTGGGCCAGCAGCAGCCCTACAAGGCCCAGGACCAGCTCATCCGCGCGCTGGCCCAGCTGGGCCGCCGCGACGTCGTCCTCGCCCTGCCCGGGCCGCCCACGGACTACGGCGGCGAGCTCGCCCGGCTGGCCGCCGGGCTGGGGGTGGGCGATCGCGTGCGGCTGCTGGGCTTCGTCAGCGACGCGGACGTCGAGGGCCTGTTCGCGGTGGCCACCGCCGTGCTGCAGCCGTCGCGCATGGAGGGCTTCGGCCTCCCGGCGCTGGAGGCCATGCAGCGCGGGCGCCCGCTGGCCTGCAGCGGCCGCTCGGCGCTGGGCGAGGTCGTCGGCGACGCCGCGCTGCTCGTCGACCCCGACGACGTCGGCTCGATCGCCGCCGCGATGGGCCGGCTGTTGGACGACGAGGCGCTGCGCGACGACCTCGGCCGGCGCGGTCCGGCCCGGGCGTCGGAGTTCACGTGGGAGGCCACCGCGCAGGCCACCGTGGAGAGCTACCGGCGGGCGCTGCACGCGGCCCGGTCGTGA
- the gmd gene encoding GDP-mannose 4,6-dehydratase: MPKSALITGITGQDGSYLAELLLEKGYEVHGMVRRSSTEKFDRIEHLRDRITLHQGDLLDHRSLTDALRASKPDEIYNLAAMSFVAVSWIQPTLTAEFTGVGVTRILEAMREVCPEARFYQASSSEMFGKVLEVPQTESTPFYPRSPYGVAKAYGHFITVNYRESYNLHATSGILFNHESPRRGLEFVTRKITWHAAAIRHGQIDELSLGNLDAERDWGYAKDYVDAMWRMLQQDKADDYVIATGETHTVRECVEIAFDEAGIGADKVDQYVKIDPQFLRPAEVDQLIGSPAKAKADLGWEPETSFEELIRLMTRADLGLLKP, from the coding sequence ATGCCCAAGTCTGCGCTCATCACCGGGATCACCGGCCAGGACGGCTCCTACCTCGCCGAGCTGCTGCTCGAGAAGGGGTACGAGGTGCACGGCATGGTCCGCCGCTCCTCGACGGAGAAGTTCGACCGGATCGAGCACCTGCGCGACCGGATCACCCTGCACCAGGGCGATCTGCTCGACCACCGCTCGCTCACCGACGCCCTGCGCGCGTCCAAGCCGGACGAGATCTACAACCTGGCGGCGATGAGCTTCGTCGCCGTGTCCTGGATCCAGCCGACGCTGACCGCCGAGTTCACCGGGGTCGGGGTCACGCGGATCCTCGAGGCCATGCGCGAGGTGTGCCCGGAGGCGCGCTTCTACCAGGCCAGCTCGTCGGAGATGTTCGGCAAGGTCCTCGAGGTCCCCCAGACCGAGAGCACGCCCTTCTACCCGCGCTCGCCCTACGGCGTGGCGAAGGCCTACGGGCACTTCATCACCGTCAACTACCGCGAGTCCTACAACCTGCACGCGACGAGCGGGATCCTGTTCAACCACGAGTCGCCCCGCCGCGGCCTGGAGTTCGTCACGCGCAAGATCACCTGGCACGCGGCGGCGATCCGCCACGGCCAGATCGACGAGCTGTCGCTGGGCAACCTGGACGCCGAGCGCGACTGGGGCTACGCCAAGGACTACGTCGACGCGATGTGGCGGATGCTCCAGCAGGACAAGGCCGACGACTACGTCATCGCGACCGGCGAGACGCACACGGTGCGCGAGTGCGTCGAGATCGCCTTCGACGAGGCCGGCATCGGCGCCGACAAGGTCGACCAGTACGTCAAGATCGACCCGCAGTTCCTGCGCCCGGCCGAGGTCGACCAGCTCATCGGATCGCCGGCCAAGGCCAAGGCCGACCTGGGCTGGGAACCCGAGACGAGCTTCGAGGAGCTCATCCGGCTCATGACCCGCGCCGACCTGGGGCTGCTGAAGCCCTAG
- a CDS encoding class I SAM-dependent methyltransferase, with protein sequence MAALSRQYNKLCDLPDFDDPALRAKLREMVAPGYTPEEELRRKFWEYAQLGLYLEEVGAIREDAQVLSVAAGHEEPLYWLANRVGRVVATDIYGEGSFAVDGREADGSMLTDPGHWAPYPYREDRLEVRSMDALHLDFPDDSFDVVFSLSSIEHFGPPESIQQAAREMARVLKPGGHLVIVTEYLIKPHPLDWPPLQAAIKVLSGGRRCENATVRQRLSDTFRPRELRRDVIAPTGLPLVQPLDTTLSPSTFENVITWIAPAPMRPATGRDYPHILLKGHGAPWTSAFLAFHRPA encoded by the coding sequence ATGGCCGCCCTGTCCCGCCAGTACAACAAGCTCTGCGACCTGCCGGACTTCGACGATCCGGCGCTGCGCGCCAAGCTGCGCGAGATGGTCGCCCCGGGCTACACCCCCGAGGAGGAGCTGCGCCGCAAGTTCTGGGAGTACGCGCAGCTCGGCCTGTACCTCGAGGAGGTGGGCGCGATCCGCGAGGACGCGCAGGTCCTCTCGGTCGCCGCGGGCCACGAGGAGCCGCTGTACTGGCTGGCCAACCGCGTCGGTCGCGTCGTGGCCACCGACATCTACGGTGAGGGATCCTTCGCGGTCGACGGGCGCGAGGCCGACGGGTCGATGCTCACCGATCCCGGCCACTGGGCGCCCTACCCCTACCGCGAGGACCGCCTCGAGGTGCGCTCGATGGACGCGCTGCACCTCGACTTCCCCGACGACAGCTTCGACGTGGTCTTCAGCCTCTCGTCGATCGAGCACTTCGGGCCCCCGGAGAGCATCCAGCAGGCCGCCCGCGAGATGGCGCGGGTCCTGAAGCCCGGCGGCCACCTGGTCATCGTGACCGAGTACCTCATCAAGCCCCACCCGCTGGACTGGCCGCCGCTGCAGGCCGCGATCAAGGTCCTCAGCGGCGGGCGGCGCTGCGAGAACGCGACCGTGCGCCAGCGACTGTCGGACACGTTCCGCCCACGCGAGCTGCGCCGCGACGTCATCGCCCCGACCGGCCTGCCCCTCGTGCAGCCCCTGGACACGACGCTGTCGCCGTCGACGTTCGAGAACGTCATCACCTGGATCGCCCCGGCGCCGATGCGGCCGGCCACGGGGCGCGACTACCCGCACATCCTGCTCAAGGGCCACGGGGCGCCGTGGACC
- a CDS encoding glycosyltransferase family 4 protein → MRVAINALFLAPPMGGVETYLRELCRALLAGPDAPQLTVLLNPAGHDKLTAEDWAAGAELVRCEQLGRGGLRALSELTAIGAVADRRRADVVHSVAMTGPLVSRAARVVTIPDTVWITHPEDVLTHRLWRTVVPWVARRADRVVAISHAAGEELRTHLGVPARRLDVIPLGFGSPAVVDPTREADLRAGLGLGPGPIVLNVGQKKPHRNLERLVAAMAGVRAAVPGAQLVLPGPPNAEAEAALRALAAREGVGGAVVVPGFLSQADLEGLYAAAAAFVLPSLVEGFGLPVLEAMARGLPVACSRGSAPGEVAGDAGLLLDPTSQDEIRDATVRLLTDPALHARLAAAGRARAASFTWERCAAQTLDVYRRAAAR, encoded by the coding sequence ATGCGCGTCGCGATCAACGCCCTGTTCCTGGCGCCCCCCATGGGCGGCGTGGAGACCTACCTGCGCGAGCTGTGCCGTGCCCTGCTCGCCGGCCCCGACGCGCCGCAGCTGACCGTCCTGCTCAACCCGGCCGGCCACGACAAGCTGACCGCCGAGGACTGGGCCGCAGGCGCCGAGCTCGTGCGCTGCGAGCAGCTGGGCCGCGGCGGCCTGCGGGCGCTGAGCGAGCTGACGGCGATCGGCGCGGTGGCCGATCGCCGGCGCGCCGACGTCGTGCACTCCGTGGCGATGACCGGCCCGCTGGTCTCCCGCGCCGCCCGCGTCGTGACGATCCCCGACACGGTGTGGATCACCCACCCCGAGGACGTGCTGACCCACCGCCTGTGGCGCACCGTCGTGCCCTGGGTGGCGCGCCGCGCCGACCGCGTCGTCGCGATCTCCCATGCGGCCGGCGAGGAGCTGCGCACGCACCTCGGCGTCCCCGCGCGGCGCCTGGACGTCATCCCGCTGGGCTTCGGCAGCCCGGCGGTCGTGGACCCGACGCGGGAGGCCGACCTGCGGGCCGGCCTGGGCCTGGGCCCCGGCCCGATCGTCCTCAACGTCGGCCAGAAGAAGCCCCACCGCAACCTCGAGCGGCTCGTGGCGGCCATGGCCGGCGTGCGCGCGGCCGTCCCCGGCGCCCAGCTCGTGCTCCCGGGCCCGCCCAACGCCGAGGCCGAGGCGGCGCTGCGCGCGCTGGCGGCGCGCGAGGGCGTCGGCGGCGCGGTGGTCGTCCCCGGGTTCCTGTCGCAGGCCGACCTCGAGGGCCTCTACGCGGCCGCCGCCGCGTTCGTGCTGCCCTCGCTCGTCGAGGGCTTCGGCCTGCCGGTCCTCGAGGCCATGGCGCGCGGGCTGCCCGTCGCCTGCTCGCGCGGCTCCGCTCCCGGCGAGGTGGCCGGCGACGCCGGGCTGCTCCTGGACCCCACCTCCCAGGACGAGATCCGCGACGCCACCGTGCGCCTGCTGACCGACCCGGCGCTGCACGCCCGCCTGGCCGCCGCCGGCCGCGCCCGGGCCGCGAGCTTCACCTGGGAGCGCTGCGCGGCGCAGACGCTGGACGTCTACCGCCGCGCCGCCGCGCGATGA
- a CDS encoding type IV toxin-antitoxin system AbiEi family antitoxin domain-containing protein, whose amino-acid sequence MPQLRAIDRHIRLLAERQHGLVARRQLLALGLGAEAIVHRRRTGRLVAVDRGVYALGHRPSSVHTRWMQIVLVMGPRVVLSHRSAAALWGLRPGGASRVDVTCPSHAGRQARAGVVVHRTRTLAPTEVTASEAIPVTSVARTLVDLAAVVRPHEVRRAVERADEAELFDLRDVRRILDVLRGRPGVATLEAVLADAADHGLAHTRSDLEALFLQLCLDRDIPRPVVNGRDGAGEVDFRWPDRRVAVELDGYRWHRSRRAFEADRARSQVLAARGWTLLRVSDRQLVRTPATVALRVTAALRAARA is encoded by the coding sequence GCGCTCGGCCTGGGCGCCGAGGCCATCGTGCACCGACGGCGCACCGGGCGGCTCGTGGCCGTCGACCGCGGCGTCTACGCGCTCGGCCACCGGCCGTCGTCGGTCCACACCCGGTGGATGCAGATCGTGCTCGTGATGGGGCCCCGCGTGGTGCTCAGCCATCGCAGCGCCGCGGCGCTGTGGGGACTGCGTCCGGGCGGGGCGAGCCGTGTCGACGTCACGTGCCCGTCGCACGCGGGCCGGCAGGCGAGGGCCGGCGTCGTCGTCCATCGCACCCGGACGTTGGCGCCCACCGAGGTCACCGCCTCGGAGGCGATCCCGGTGACCTCGGTGGCCCGGACCCTCGTCGACCTCGCGGCCGTCGTGCGCCCGCACGAGGTGCGGCGCGCCGTCGAGCGGGCCGACGAGGCCGAGCTCTTCGACCTGCGCGACGTGCGCCGGATCCTCGACGTGCTCCGCGGCCGTCCGGGCGTCGCCACGCTCGAGGCCGTCCTGGCCGACGCGGCCGACCACGGCCTCGCGCACACCCGCAGCGACCTCGAGGCGCTCTTCCTGCAGCTGTGCCTCGACCGCGACATCCCGCGGCCGGTGGTCAACGGGCGCGACGGTGCGGGCGAGGTCGACTTCCGCTGGCCGGACCGCCGGGTGGCCGTCGAGCTCGACGGCTACCGCTGGCACCGCTCCCGGCGAGCGTTCGAGGCCGATCGCGCCCGCTCACAGGTCCTCGCCGCCCGTGGCTGGACCCTGCTGCGGGTCAGCGACCGGCAGCTCGTGCGCACGCCGGCGACGGTCGCGCTCCGCGTGACGGCCGCGCTGCGCGCCGCCCGGGCCTGA
- a CDS encoding oligosaccharide flippase family protein: MSGAISEPDVPGPVAGDVLDTAEAGRRVVRGGALRVVGFVAGLGASLIGAALVTRHLGPVDYGRYQTVVALVTIVQAVTDLGMSTLGLREYAQRTGADRARFMRVLLGMRLALTALGGGAAMLASVALGYDSQMVFGAGFMSIGLLFMVTAGTLGIPLSAEIRMGAVTGLDVGRQVATAALFVVLVVVGAGVPAFLAATIPVHLLLAVATYVLVRGAVPLRPSFDWHEWLALVRPTITFALATAVGSLYVYTALVLTSLVASQEQTGLFAASFRVYIIAAAIPGVLVTTAFPLLSRAARDDRERLRYATQRLFEGTAVLGGGALIACVLGAVPIIAVVAGPKYAGAVDVLRIQGTALAMTFVISTWGFTLLAMHRHRAMVRANAVALVISAVTVLLLAHAHGAVGAAFGTLLGETWLACGYLWGIVGGDPRMRPRTRRVRRLLPAVALGLAAWFLPLPDAANTIVGLLVYAAGLLVFGALPEEVREHLPGPLRRLGPRDIGGDD; this comes from the coding sequence GTGAGCGGCGCGATCTCCGAGCCCGACGTCCCCGGCCCCGTCGCCGGCGACGTCCTGGACACGGCCGAGGCCGGGCGCCGCGTCGTGCGCGGCGGCGCGCTGCGCGTCGTCGGGTTCGTCGCCGGGCTCGGCGCCTCGCTCATCGGCGCCGCGCTCGTCACCCGCCACCTCGGCCCCGTCGACTACGGCCGCTACCAGACCGTCGTCGCGCTCGTGACGATCGTGCAGGCGGTGACCGACCTGGGGATGTCGACGCTGGGCCTGCGCGAGTACGCCCAGCGCACCGGCGCCGACCGCGCCCGCTTCATGCGCGTCCTGCTCGGGATGCGCCTGGCGCTGACGGCCCTGGGCGGCGGCGCCGCCATGCTGGCCTCCGTCGCGCTGGGCTACGACAGCCAGATGGTCTTCGGCGCGGGCTTCATGAGCATCGGGCTGCTGTTCATGGTGACCGCGGGAACGCTGGGCATCCCGCTGTCGGCCGAGATCCGCATGGGCGCGGTCACCGGGCTGGACGTCGGCCGCCAGGTCGCCACGGCCGCGCTGTTCGTCGTGCTCGTCGTCGTGGGCGCCGGGGTGCCCGCGTTCCTGGCGGCGACGATCCCCGTGCACCTGCTGCTGGCCGTCGCGACGTACGTGCTCGTGCGCGGGGCGGTGCCGCTGCGCCCGAGCTTCGACTGGCACGAATGGCTGGCCCTCGTGCGCCCGACGATCACCTTCGCGCTGGCCACCGCGGTGGGCAGCCTGTACGTCTACACCGCGCTCGTGCTGACCTCGCTGGTCGCGAGCCAGGAGCAGACGGGCCTCTTCGCGGCCTCGTTTCGCGTGTACATCATCGCCGCGGCGATCCCGGGCGTGCTCGTGACGACGGCCTTCCCGCTGCTCTCGCGCGCCGCCCGCGACGACCGCGAGCGCCTGCGCTACGCGACCCAGCGGCTCTTCGAGGGCACGGCCGTGCTCGGCGGCGGCGCGCTCATCGCCTGCGTGCTCGGCGCCGTCCCGATCATCGCCGTCGTCGCCGGGCCGAAGTACGCCGGCGCGGTCGACGTGCTGCGCATCCAGGGCACGGCGCTGGCGATGACGTTCGTGATCTCGACATGGGGCTTCACGCTGCTGGCGATGCACCGCCACCGCGCGATGGTGCGCGCCAACGCCGTGGCCCTGGTCATCAGCGCGGTGACGGTGCTGCTGCTCGCCCACGCCCATGGCGCGGTCGGCGCCGCGTTCGGCACGCTGCTCGGCGAGACCTGGCTGGCGTGCGGCTACCTGTGGGGCATCGTCGGCGGCGACCCGCGGATGCGCCCGCGCACGCGGCGCGTGCGCCGCCTGCTGCCCGCCGTCGCGCTCGGCCTGGCGGCCTGGTTCCTCCCCCTGCCCGACGCGGCCAACACGATCGTCGGGCTGCTCGTCTACGCCGCCGGCCTGCTGGTGTTCGGCGCGCTGCCCGAGGAGGTCCGCGAGCACCTTCCGGGGCCGCTGCGGCGGCTGGGCCCGCGCGACATCGGCGGCGACGATTGA